The following are encoded in a window of Chitinophagaceae bacterium genomic DNA:
- a CDS encoding T9SS type A sorting domain-containing protein, producing MAFKVDNTSPLNVHIGYWDGILYCWGQNFNNYPTVGFGDLFYGRFAWNSTSTFKTYHNPYFEFLTSTKGTYWSNPGDNFFPFCGGYEPADPNQAGYVNGKLGYNTNPEEMIENSKYHLNVDYFQPNYHVGIDKYTSSGKISGIANRVGNTADKFYYFYENDEICSDPILFDEDDKVFESNVDNSFRVSEMPLTITSFSIEVSNGPTLSAEDICFDTYLIKNGVAQNHYSDLSYLRPELPININSWENNDYQDKLISVITKPQSIVLPQSKLYPNPTSDKILLESGKEMINMFQIIDSKGKIIVAKSNINKTSISIDMRNFSKGIYFVRYSISGAIKSEKIIYQ from the coding sequence ATGGCATTTAAAGTTGATAATACTTCTCCTTTAAATGTACATATAGGTTATTGGGATGGAATTCTCTATTGTTGGGGTCAAAACTTTAATAATTACCCTACTGTAGGATTTGGAGATCTTTTTTATGGAAGATTTGCATGGAATAGCACATCTACATTTAAAACTTACCACAATCCATACTTTGAGTTTTTAACCTCTACAAAAGGAACCTATTGGAGCAATCCTGGAGACAATTTTTTCCCCTTTTGTGGCGGATATGAACCAGCAGATCCCAATCAGGCTGGCTATGTAAACGGAAAGCTAGGATATAATACTAACCCGGAAGAAATGATTGAGAACTCAAAATACCATTTAAATGTTGATTATTTCCAACCCAATTATCATGTTGGAATTGATAAATATACTTCTTCTGGCAAAATTTCAGGGATAGCCAATAGAGTGGGAAATACTGCTGACAAGTTCTACTATTTTTATGAAAATGATGAAATTTGTAGCGACCCGATTTTATTTGATGAGGATGATAAAGTGTTTGAAAGCAATGTTGATAATTCTTTCCGTGTTTCCGAAATGCCTCTTACTATAACTTCTTTTTCAATTGAAGTATCTAATGGTCCAACTCTTTCTGCAGAAGATATTTGTTTTGACACATATTTAATTAAAAACGGTGTAGCTCAGAATCATTATTCAGATCTAAGTTATTTACGACCTGAATTACCTATTAACATAAATTCATGGGAAAATAATGATTACCAAGATAAATTAATATCAGTGATTACTAAGCCACAAAGCATCGTTTTACCCCAAAGTAAACTATATCCAAACCCCACTTCTGATAAAATTCTTTTAGAATCTGGAAAAGAAATGATAAATATGTTTCAAATCATTGATTCAAAGGGGAAAATCATTGTAGCTAAAAGCAATATAAATAAAACCTCGATAAGCATCGATATGAGAAATTTTAGCAAAGGCATCTACTTTGTAAGATATTCTATTAGTGGTGCTATTAAATCAGAGAAAATAATATACCAATAA
- a CDS encoding T9SS type A sorting domain-containing protein → MKRISTLACTVLSIVLCISNYNSAKAQCTAPAMSWKNVSLVSGTAGQVNAVYKFPSVTPGVNAFVTLIAKVSGSTLTSVDDLTYGYSAAWQPVVKTPSTQVAADAYISFKIEFKDSIDNKAHQYPCFQLSFIDIDGDGEHIREFVATKDFDSYTVSGNTSLTISQTGGGGFTQATGALPDYAGLDTSAYNTNINFRFINKDKVNEVRIGTRVDATHDFKNRYSCGYFANITMPNGGTLPVNYLSFDAVVNDKSVLLKWITANEVNNSHFEVERSLDMNTYKTIGLALDGFPVNGTGKSYQFKDLTSDLDGKPVAYYRLKQIDLDGKATYSKVLAVKLQAKAGVTMQVSPNPFVANLNVRFNATGSGTAQIRIINNQGQTLLSKQSAISKGYNNIQVDGLNGLAAGMYIAQLVMNGTVIDNQRVIRN, encoded by the coding sequence ATGAAACGGATTTCTACACTAGCCTGTACAGTATTGTCTATTGTACTCTGTATCTCAAACTATAATTCAGCAAAAGCTCAATGCACGGCTCCGGCAATGTCATGGAAGAACGTAAGTTTGGTCAGTGGGACAGCAGGACAGGTAAATGCCGTATATAAATTTCCATCTGTAACACCGGGCGTGAATGCCTTTGTAACGCTTATTGCCAAGGTCAGCGGTTCCACACTTACCAGCGTGGATGACCTTACCTATGGCTATAGTGCAGCATGGCAGCCGGTGGTAAAAACGCCTTCCACCCAGGTAGCTGCAGATGCATATATAAGTTTTAAGATCGAATTCAAAGATTCCATTGATAATAAAGCACATCAATATCCCTGCTTCCAGTTATCGTTCATCGATATTGACGGTGATGGGGAACATATCCGGGAATTTGTGGCAACAAAGGACTTTGACAGTTATACTGTTTCCGGTAATACTTCCCTTACCATATCCCAGACCGGCGGTGGCGGATTTACACAGGCCACCGGGGCTTTGCCGGATTACGCGGGCCTGGATACAAGTGCGTATAATACCAATATTAATTTCAGGTTTATCAATAAGGATAAGGTCAATGAAGTAAGGATCGGTACAAGGGTTGACGCCACCCATGATTTTAAGAACAGGTATTCCTGTGGTTATTTTGCAAATATTACCATGCCAAACGGCGGAACCTTGCCGGTAAACTACCTTTCTTTTGATGCAGTGGTGAACGATAAATCCGTTTTACTTAAGTGGATCACTGCCAATGAGGTCAACAACAGCCATTTTGAAGTGGAGCGGTCATTGGACATGAATACGTACAAAACGATCGGGCTGGCGCTGGATGGATTCCCGGTGAACGGAACCGGTAAGAGCTACCAGTTCAAGGATCTTACATCGGACCTGGATGGGAAACCGGTGGCCTATTACCGCCTGAAACAGATAGACCTGGACGGGAAAGCAACCTACAGCAAAGTGCTGGCGGTGAAACTGCAGGCAAAGGCCGGGGTAACCATGCAGGTATCTCCCAACCCATTCGTTGCGAATCTGAATGTCCGTTTCAATGCAACGGGATCCGGCACCGCACAGATCCGCATCATCAACAACCAGGGTCAAACTTTGTTATCCAAACAATCTGCAATAAGTAAGGGCTACAACAACATACAGGTTGATGGCCTTAATGGACTGGCTGCGGGAATGTACATTGCCCAGCTGGTCATGAATGGTACCGTGATCGATAACCAGCGTGTTATCAGGAACTAA
- a CDS encoding LEA type 2 family protein — protein sequence MKCRSLPYPMLIVFMIFFAPSCQAPKELLYRDFKNLQVEKLGFGSSTLKMDVIYYNPNNFGLQLKYTDLDIFIDSNYLGHSSQDYQITIPRLSVFTLPLQIDLDMQNLLKNALPAFLGKEVLVKITGKVKLGKANVYKTFPVSYEAKKRFTIY from the coding sequence ATGAAATGCAGGTCCCTGCCCTACCCGATGCTTATTGTATTTATGATCTTTTTTGCGCCATCATGTCAGGCTCCAAAAGAATTGCTGTACAGGGATTTCAAGAACCTGCAGGTGGAAAAACTGGGTTTTGGATCCTCTACCCTTAAAATGGATGTAATCTATTACAACCCAAATAATTTTGGATTGCAACTAAAATATACCGACCTGGACATTTTCATAGACAGCAATTACCTGGGACATAGCTCACAGGATTACCAGATAACCATACCCCGGTTATCTGTATTTACATTGCCCCTCCAGATCGACCTGGATATGCAAAACCTGCTTAAAAATGCCCTGCCTGCTTTTTTGGGAAAGGAAGTACTTGTGAAAATTACCGGGAAAGTAAAGTTGGGGAAGGCCAATGTATACAAAACATTCCCAGTAAGCTATGAGGCCAAAAAACGGTTTACCATTTATTAA
- a CDS encoding copper chaperone, which translates to MKTITQSLVALFFTVSAGFAQQQKVSGKAVIKTPTVQCDVCKDRVEFFIGREYGVTSVKVNIKQKTTTVTWLNDRTTLENIKVAIANQGFEADDIEAEESAVKRLPKDCRLHRAILNAPPTPATKQ; encoded by the coding sequence ATGAAGACAATTACACAAAGCCTGGTTGCCCTGTTTTTCACCGTTTCTGCGGGGTTTGCCCAACAGCAAAAGGTTTCGGGAAAGGCCGTTATCAAAACCCCCACCGTACAATGTGATGTGTGTAAGGACCGGGTAGAATTCTTCATAGGCAGGGAATATGGCGTCACTTCGGTTAAGGTAAATATTAAACAGAAAACCACCACCGTAACCTGGCTTAATGACCGTACCACCCTTGAGAATATCAAGGTAGCGATCGCCAACCAGGGTTTTGAAGCAGATGATATCGAGGCAGAAGAATCGGCCGTCAAAAGGCTTCCGAAGGATTGCAGGCTGCACAGGGCCATCTTAAACGCTCCACCAACTCCCGCTACAAAGCAATAG
- a CDS encoding orotate phosphoribosyltransferase — protein MTNEKAVAEKLLQINAIKLSPQQPFTWASGWKSPIYCDNRKVLSFPYVRDFIKSEMCSVIFERFPDSEVLAGVATAGIAWGAMASDQLKLPYIYVRPKPKEHGMGNQIEGVLEKGQKVLVIEDLISTGKSSLQVCDVLKAVGADVIGMVSIFTYGFPVAENAFKAAGIPYHSLTDYQTLIALALEKGIVSPDAQNTLLNWRSDPSNWMQNP, from the coding sequence ATGACAAATGAAAAAGCCGTGGCTGAAAAGCTGTTACAAATTAATGCAATTAAATTGAGTCCGCAACAACCCTTTACCTGGGCCAGCGGTTGGAAAAGCCCCATTTATTGTGATAACCGTAAAGTATTGTCCTTTCCCTACGTGCGGGATTTCATTAAAAGTGAGATGTGCAGTGTGATCTTTGAAAGATTCCCCGATTCAGAGGTCCTGGCAGGGGTGGCAACAGCGGGTATTGCCTGGGGGGCTATGGCATCCGACCAGCTTAAACTGCCCTATATCTATGTTCGTCCCAAGCCCAAAGAGCATGGTATGGGCAACCAGATCGAGGGGGTTTTGGAAAAAGGGCAGAAGGTTCTGGTTATCGAGGACCTGATCTCCACCGGTAAGAGCAGTTTGCAGGTTTGCGATGTGCTTAAAGCTGTTGGGGCCGATGTTATAGGGATGGTTTCGATCTTTACTTACGGATTCCCGGTAGCCGAAAACGCATTTAAAGCTGCCGGGATCCCTTATCATTCCCTTACGGATTACCAGACCCTTATTGCCCTGGCCTTAGAAAAGGGAATTGTAAGTCCTGATGCTCAAAACACCCTGTTAAACTGGAGATCTGACCCGTCAAATTGGATGCAGAATCCTTAA
- a CDS encoding NUDIX domain-containing protein, which produces MYIKIYFGDKPVILCDEIDKELNEILHHPDAVFVDEISGRALKSMLHEIKKEEFHAGVIWHPQLEALKKAFFKNFTVIEAAGGIVQNDKKELLFILRLGKWDLPKGKMEKKEKPEDCALREVTEETGVKDLTLRKKVGETYHVYDEFGKHFLKISHWFYITCSSNQQLTPQTEEHITEIKWVTTRDIKEPIKNTYPSIKDILGKFFDTP; this is translated from the coding sequence ATGTACATCAAGATCTACTTCGGTGATAAACCGGTTATCCTTTGCGATGAGATAGACAAGGAACTCAATGAGATCCTGCATCACCCCGATGCGGTCTTTGTGGATGAGATATCGGGCCGGGCCCTGAAATCAATGCTGCATGAAATAAAAAAAGAAGAATTTCATGCAGGCGTCATCTGGCACCCCCAACTGGAAGCGTTGAAAAAAGCCTTCTTCAAAAATTTCACTGTTATTGAAGCCGCCGGGGGGATCGTTCAAAACGATAAAAAGGAACTGCTTTTTATCCTGCGCCTCGGTAAATGGGACCTGCCCAAGGGAAAAATGGAAAAAAAAGAGAAGCCGGAGGATTGCGCCTTGCGGGAAGTAACAGAAGAGACCGGTGTAAAAGATTTAACCCTTCGGAAAAAAGTGGGAGAAACCTACCACGTGTATGATGAATTTGGAAAACATTTCTTAAAGATATCTCACTGGTTCTACATCACCTGCTCATCCAACCAGCAATTGACCCCGCAAACAGAAGAGCATATCACGGAAATAAAATGGGTAACAACAAGGGACATCAAAGAGCCGATAAAAAACACGTACCCTTCCATTAAAGATATATTGGGTAAATTTTTTGATACGCCGTGA
- a CDS encoding hotdog fold thioesterase: MSIWFNKDLTLPDLAPLGPNTMAEYLGMEWVDIGDDFIRMKMPVDDRTRQPYGLLHGGASCALAETVGSVASSFVIDTDKFICVGLDINANHVRSARKGYVTATCTPLHIGASTHVWDIKIHDERGKLVCISRLTVAILKKPAA; this comes from the coding sequence ATGTCTATCTGGTTCAATAAAGATCTCACCCTGCCGGACCTGGCTCCGCTTGGGCCGAATACCATGGCTGAATACCTGGGTATGGAATGGGTGGATATTGGTGATGATTTTATCAGGATGAAAATGCCGGTAGATGACCGGACCCGGCAACCGTACGGATTATTGCACGGGGGCGCCAGTTGTGCACTGGCTGAAACGGTAGGAAGTGTGGCATCGAGTTTTGTGATCGATACGGATAAATTCATTTGTGTTGGACTGGATATCAATGCCAACCATGTGCGCAGTGCAAGAAAGGGATATGTAACGGCTACCTGTACACCCCTGCATATCGGGGCATCCACGCATGTGTGGGATATAAAAATCCATGATGAGCGGGGAAAACTGGTTTGCATCAGCCGCCTCACCGTAGCCATCCTTAAAAAGCCTGCTGCCTAG
- the coaD gene encoding pantetheine-phosphate adenylyltransferase, which translates to MPRICLFPGTFDPLTLGHTDIIDRALPLFDKLVIGLGRNSNKKPMFSERQRLKWVREIYKNNPKIEALAYDGLTVDCCKKVGAKFILRGIRYVNDFEYEKAIADMNRSIDTDIETVFLTCLPQFTSIASTLVRDVLRNGGDVSQFLPEVVRRSIVKKK; encoded by the coding sequence CCAAGAATCTGTTTATTCCCCGGAACATTCGATCCGCTAACACTGGGTCATACCGATATCATTGACAGGGCCCTGCCATTGTTTGATAAACTGGTGATCGGTCTTGGCCGCAACAGTAATAAAAAACCAATGTTCAGCGAAAGGCAACGTTTAAAATGGGTACGGGAAATTTATAAGAACAACCCGAAGATAGAGGCATTGGCTTATGATGGACTGACGGTTGACTGCTGCAAAAAAGTGGGTGCAAAATTTATCTTACGGGGCATACGTTACGTAAACGATTTCGAATACGAGAAGGCCATCGCAGACATGAACAGGAGTATTGACACCGATATTGAAACGGTATTTCTGACCTGTTTACCGCAATTTACTTCAATAGCCTCCACCCTGGTAAGAGATGTGCTTCGCAATGGGGGGGATGTATCCCAGTTCCTGCCGGAAGTGGTCCGGCGGTCCATTGTAAAAAAGAAATAA